TGTCTACGGAACCCTGAAAAAGGGATTCTGGAACTTTGACCGGTTCTGCACCCGGGCCATCAGTATTGAACCCGCCACCACTTGGGGCAGACTTTACCAGCTGCCCGCCGGGTTCCCGGCCTTGGAAGTCCC
The window above is part of the Syntrophotaleaceae bacterium genome. Proteins encoded here:
- a CDS encoding gamma-glutamylcyclotransferase yields the protein MKNNDNHLQLFVYGTLKKGFWNFDRFCTRAISIEPATTWGRLYQLPAGFPALEVP